The following proteins are encoded in a genomic region of Cryptomeria japonica chromosome 11, Sugi_1.0, whole genome shotgun sequence:
- the LOC131069293 gene encoding uncharacterized protein LOC131069293, protein MGEGMIYRELSNRLAEFEEALGALRVNYKSSLVKRRELAELLFELSENSSSEEANIDALANEVEKMNDEKSNLRRELEARRTVEDKIREKEHEIFKLKQEVGTLTAYLQEEKEEKEELKANLDMAITKKSLTRLLIGESQSIQDETEEILKNFLGLGPEEEEPVRIKGEDLPDTLKIDDIITDEIVFDDSQVDTHTKKEIIIIIDKETVLPEDISISKDKDNGKEEKDKDVEEIKTKENVQIDDVQIVDPPEKEEMQKNIDVEQSTGQPVNTEEI, encoded by the exons atgggggaaggaaTGATTTATAGAGAGTTGTCTAACCGGCTTGCAGAATTTGAAGAAGCCCTAGGTGCATTAAGGGTCAATTACAAATCTTCATTGGTTAAGAGGAGAGAGTTGGCTGAATTATTGTTTGAACTTAGTGAAAACagttcatctgaggaagcaaacattgatgcattggctaatgaggtggaaaaAATGAATGATGAGAAgtcaaatctaaggagagagttggaagccaggAGGACTGTTGAAGACAAAATTAGAGagaaggagcatgagatctttaagctgaAACAAGAGGTTGGAACCCTGACTGCATAccttcaagaggaaaaagaagaaaaagaagaactaAAGGctaatctagacatggctat AACAAAGAAGAGTTTAACTAGACTTCTCATCGGTGAGTCTCAGTCTATCCAAGATGAGACTGAAGAAATCCTAAAGAATTTTTTAGGATTGGGGCCTGAAGAAGAGGAACCAGTGAGAATCAAGGGAGAAGATCTCCCTGATACTTTGAAAATTGATGATATCATAACGGATGAAATAGTGTTTGATGATTCACAAGTTGATACACACACTAAGAAAGAAATAATCATTATCATTGATAAAGAGACAGTGTTACCGGAAGACATCTCCATCAGTAAGGATAAAGATAATggtaaagaagagaaagacaaagaTGTAGAAGAGATTAAGACTAAAGAAAATGTACAAATAGATGATGTACAAATTGTTGATCCCCCGGAGAAGGAAGAGATGCAAAAAAATATTGATGTTGAGCAATCTACAGGGCAACCGGTGAATACAGAAGAAATATAG